In the Campylobacter sputorum subsp. sputorum genome, ATTTTTGTGATGTTGAGTTGGCTTTAAATAATTGCGGTTGTGATTTTCATACAAAAGAGGGATAATGGTAGAAATTTTAAATATGAGCTTTGTTCAAAACGCCATTATGGCTGGACTTTTAGTAAGCATTGCGTGTGGGATAATAGGCTCTTTGATTGTTGTAAATAATATGTCTTTTATAGCAGGTGGAATTGCACATGGGGCATATGGTGGCATAGGACTTGCATTTTTTTTCTCTCTTGAACCGCTTTTGGGAGCCGGGCTTTTTTCTTTATTATTAGCCATAATCATAGCTACAATTACCCTAAAAGATAGTGGCAAAATAGACTCAGTTATAGGCGCCATATGGGCGTTTGGTATGGCTATTGGTATAATTTTTATAGATTTAACTCCAGGATACAATACTGATTTGATGAGTTATCTTTTTGGTTCTATTTTAGCAGTTAGCAACTATGATCTTATTTTTATTAGTGTTATAAATGTGGTTTGCATAGCCCTTGTTTGTCTGTTTTATAGGCAATTTGGTGCTATAAGTTTTGATAGGGAATTTGCG is a window encoding:
- a CDS encoding metal ABC transporter permease, with product MVEILNMSFVQNAIMAGLLVSIACGIIGSLIVVNNMSFIAGGIAHGAYGGIGLAFFFSLEPLLGAGLFSLLLAIIIATITLKDSGKIDSVIGAIWAFGMAIGIIFIDLTPGYNTDLMSYLFGSILAVSNYDLIFISVINVVCIALVCLFYRQFGAISFDREFAKLRGVNVNAFYYLLICMIALCIVATIRVVGLILIIALLTIPPFIAQNFAKRLGDMMVISSVLSCIFCIIGLFFSFKYNLTSGASIILVASICFFAFSFKKVKS